A single window of Mycolicibacterium madagascariense DNA harbors:
- a CDS encoding APC family permease, with protein sequence MSKLSTAARRLVLGRPFRSDAMGHTLLPKRIALPVFASDALSSVAYAPEEIFLVLSVAGLTAYSVAPWIGVAVAAVMLVVIASYRQNVHAYPSGGGDYEVVTTNLGPTAGLTVASALLVDYVLTVAVSMASAMSNIGSAVPFIAQHKVLLAVAAILLLASLNLRGIRESGTAFAIPTYAFMIGMYIMIGWGLFQIFVLGHHLRAETAGFTVKSEHGDVLGFAMVFLVARAFSSGCAALTGVEAISNGVPAFKKPKSRNAATTLLLLGAVAVSLFMGIILLAKATGAKVVDSVDQLGGAPAGYHPKTLITQLANAVFNGFPIGLYAIAGVTALILVLAANTAFNGFPVLGSILAQDRFLPRQLHTRGDRLAFSNGILFLAFAAIAFVVAFRAEVTALIQLYIVGVFVSFTLSQIGMVRHWTRLLRTETDRAERRRMFRSRIINAIGLVCTGTVLVVVVITKFRAGAWIAILAMSFLFVVMRLIHKHYATVSRELESRAAEEGDVVLPSRNHAIVLVSNLHLPTKRALAYARATRPDVLEAITVNVDDEEAHELVHKWEDSEVSVPLKVIASPYREITRPVLGYVKRIIKDSPRTVVTVFIPEYVVGHWWEQVLHNQSALRLKGRLLFEPNVMVTSVPWQLNSSERLKGIEEQPAPGDARRGFLD encoded by the coding sequence GTGTCCAAGCTTTCGACCGCTGCGCGCCGGTTGGTACTGGGTAGACCATTCCGCAGCGACGCGATGGGCCATACGTTGCTGCCCAAGCGGATCGCCCTTCCCGTCTTCGCGTCCGATGCGCTCTCCTCGGTGGCGTATGCGCCCGAGGAGATCTTCCTCGTCCTGTCCGTTGCGGGGCTGACGGCCTACTCGGTGGCCCCGTGGATCGGCGTCGCCGTGGCCGCGGTGATGCTCGTGGTGATCGCGAGCTACCGGCAGAACGTGCACGCCTATCCGTCGGGGGGCGGGGACTACGAGGTGGTGACGACCAACCTGGGCCCCACCGCCGGGCTGACGGTCGCCAGCGCACTGCTCGTCGACTACGTCCTCACGGTGGCGGTGTCGATGGCCTCGGCGATGTCCAACATCGGGTCGGCGGTCCCCTTCATCGCCCAGCACAAGGTGCTCCTCGCGGTCGCGGCCATCCTGCTGCTGGCGTCGCTGAACCTGCGGGGCATCCGGGAGTCGGGGACCGCGTTCGCGATCCCCACCTATGCCTTCATGATCGGCATGTACATCATGATCGGCTGGGGGCTGTTCCAGATCTTCGTGCTCGGCCACCACCTGAGGGCCGAGACGGCGGGCTTCACGGTGAAGTCCGAGCACGGGGACGTCCTCGGCTTCGCAATGGTCTTCCTGGTGGCACGGGCGTTCTCGTCCGGGTGCGCGGCGCTCACCGGGGTGGAGGCCATCAGCAACGGGGTGCCCGCCTTCAAGAAGCCCAAGTCGCGCAACGCCGCGACGACGCTGCTGCTGCTCGGGGCCGTCGCGGTGTCGCTGTTCATGGGCATCATCCTGCTGGCCAAGGCCACCGGCGCCAAGGTCGTCGACTCGGTGGACCAGCTCGGCGGCGCCCCCGCCGGATATCACCCCAAGACGCTCATCACGCAGCTGGCGAACGCGGTGTTCAACGGCTTCCCGATCGGGTTGTACGCCATCGCCGGCGTGACCGCGCTCATCCTGGTGCTGGCCGCCAACACCGCGTTCAACGGCTTCCCCGTCCTCGGGTCGATCCTCGCCCAGGACCGGTTCCTGCCCCGGCAGCTGCACACCCGCGGGGACCGGCTCGCCTTCTCCAACGGCATCCTGTTCCTGGCGTTCGCCGCGATCGCGTTCGTGGTGGCCTTCCGCGCCGAGGTGACCGCACTCATCCAGCTCTACATCGTCGGGGTGTTCGTCAGCTTCACGCTCAGTCAGATCGGCATGGTCCGGCACTGGACGCGGCTGCTGCGCACCGAGACCGACCGCGCGGAGCGGCGCAGGATGTTCCGGTCACGGATCATCAACGCGATCGGCCTGGTCTGCACGGGCACGGTGCTGGTCGTGGTGGTCATCACCAAGTTCCGGGCGGGCGCCTGGATCGCCATCCTCGCGATGAGCTTCCTCTTCGTCGTGATGCGGCTGATCCACAAGCACTACGCGACGGTCTCGCGGGAGTTGGAGTCGCGCGCGGCCGAGGAGGGCGACGTCGTCCTGCCCAGCCGCAACCACGCCATCGTCCTGGTGTCCAACCTGCACCTGCCGACCAAGCGGGCGCTGGCCTACGCGCGGGCCACCCGGCCCGACGTCCTCGAGGCCATCACGGTCAACGTGGACGACGAGGAGGCCCACGAGCTGGTGCACAAGTGGGAGGACAGCGAGGTCTCGGTGCCGCTCAAGGTCATCGCCTCGCCGTACCGCGAGATCACGCGGCCCGTGCTGGGTTACGTGAAGCGCATCATCAAGGACTCCCCGCGCACCGTGGTCACGGTGTTCATCCCCGAATACGTGGTCGGCCACTGGTGGGAGCAGGTGCTGCACAACCAGAGTGCCCTGCGGCTCAAGGGCAGGCTGCTCTTCGAGCCGAACGTCATGGTCACATCCGTTCCCTGGCAATTGAATTCGTCGGAACGGCTCAAGGGCATCGAGGAGCAGCCCGCGCCGGGTGACGCGCGGCGGGGCTTCCTCGATTGA
- a CDS encoding potassium channel family protein, with protein MRVVVMGCGRVGASVADGLARIGHEVAVIDRDGTAFHRLSPEFPGERVLGMGFDREVLLRAGIEGAGAFAAVSSGDNSNIISARVARETFGVERVVARIYDAKRAAVYERLGIPTVATVPWTTDRLLNVLTRESETTRWRDPTGNVGVTELPLHEGWVGHRVTALEAVTGGRVAFMIRFGTGLLPDKKTVIQASDQVYLAAISGHVAEAMAIAAQPPGDDAEDQ; from the coding sequence GTGCGTGTAGTGGTCATGGGATGCGGCCGGGTGGGTGCATCGGTTGCCGATGGATTGGCCAGGATCGGTCACGAGGTCGCCGTCATCGACCGCGACGGCACGGCCTTCCACCGCCTCTCCCCCGAGTTCCCCGGCGAGCGCGTGCTCGGCATGGGCTTCGACCGCGAGGTCCTGCTGCGGGCGGGCATCGAGGGCGCCGGCGCGTTCGCGGCGGTGTCCTCCGGCGACAACTCGAACATCATCTCCGCGCGCGTCGCCCGCGAGACGTTCGGCGTCGAGCGCGTCGTCGCCCGCATCTACGACGCCAAGCGCGCCGCGGTCTACGAGCGGCTGGGCATCCCCACGGTGGCCACCGTGCCGTGGACGACCGACCGGCTCCTCAACGTCCTGACCAGGGAGAGCGAGACCACCCGGTGGCGGGACCCGACGGGCAACGTGGGCGTCACCGAACTGCCGCTGCACGAGGGCTGGGTCGGCCACCGCGTCACGGCGTTGGAGGCCGTCACCGGCGGCCGGGTGGCGTTCATGATCCGATTCGGCACCGGACTGCTCCCCGACAAGAAGACGGTCATCCAGGCCAGCGACCAGGTCTACCTGGCGGCCATCTCCGGGCACGTCGCCGAGGCCATGGCCATCGCCGCGCAGCCGCCCGGCGACGACGCCGAGGACCAGTGA
- a CDS encoding potassium channel family protein has translation MKVAIAGAGAVGRSIARELVDSHEVTLLERNPDHVDTDAIPAAHWRLGDACELTLLEAVKLEEFDVVIAATGDDKANVVLSLLAKTEFAVPRVVARVNDPRNEWLFDEAWGVDVAVSTPRMLASLVEEAVSVGDLVRLMSFRKGQANLVEITLPDDTPWGGKAVKRLELPRDAALVTILRGSRVIVPEDDEPLEGGDELLFVAIDEVEERLRELLLHPN, from the coding sequence GTGAAGGTCGCCATCGCAGGGGCCGGCGCCGTGGGCCGGTCGATTGCCCGGGAGCTGGTGGACAGCCACGAGGTCACGCTGCTGGAACGCAACCCCGACCACGTCGACACCGACGCGATCCCGGCGGCGCACTGGCGGCTCGGCGACGCGTGCGAGCTGACGCTGCTCGAGGCGGTGAAGCTCGAGGAGTTCGACGTCGTGATCGCCGCGACCGGTGACGACAAGGCCAACGTGGTGCTGAGCCTGCTCGCCAAGACCGAGTTCGCGGTGCCGCGGGTGGTGGCGCGGGTCAACGATCCCCGCAACGAGTGGCTGTTCGACGAGGCGTGGGGCGTGGACGTCGCGGTGTCGACGCCGCGCATGCTCGCGTCGCTCGTCGAGGAGGCCGTCTCGGTCGGAGATCTGGTGCGGCTCATGAGTTTCCGCAAGGGCCAGGCCAACCTCGTCGAGATCACCCTGCCCGACGACACCCCGTGGGGCGGCAAGGCCGTGAAGCGTCTGGAGCTGCCGCGCGACGCTGCCCTGGTGACGATCCTGCGGGGATCGCGCGTGATCGTGCCCGAGGACGACGAACCGCTGGAGGGTGGCGACGAACTGCTGTTCGTCGCGATCGACGAGGTCGAGGAGAGGCTGCGCGAGCTGCTGCTGCACCCGAACTGA